The following are from one region of the Microbacterium paraoxydans genome:
- the fbaA gene encoding class II fructose-bisphosphate aldolase, translated as MPVATPDQYADMLDRAKAGGFAYPAFNVSSSQTINAVLQGLTEAGSDGIIQVTTGGADYFAGHTVKARATGALAFARYATEVAKNYPVTVALHTDHCPKDALAGFVEPLIAASEEEVKAGRNPIFQSHMWDGSAVPLAENIEIAKELLPRMKAINAILEVEIGVVGGEEDGVQHEGSNEALYTTFADVDQAVQALGLGEQGRYIAALTFGNVHGVYKPGGVKLRPELLGEIQAEVAAKYNTGEKPLDLVFHGGSGSTDEEIALAVANGVIKMNIDTDTQYAYTRAIADYMFKNYDGVLKVDGEVGNKKQYDPRAWGKIAESAMAARVVESTRQLGSYGQSQS; from the coding sequence ATGCCCGTCGCCACCCCGGATCAGTACGCCGACATGCTCGACCGCGCGAAGGCAGGCGGCTTCGCGTACCCCGCGTTCAACGTCTCCAGCTCGCAGACGATCAACGCCGTCCTCCAGGGCCTGACCGAGGCCGGCTCCGACGGCATCATCCAGGTCACCACCGGTGGCGCCGACTACTTCGCCGGCCACACGGTCAAGGCCCGCGCGACCGGCGCCCTCGCCTTCGCCCGCTACGCCACCGAGGTCGCCAAGAACTACCCGGTCACCGTCGCCCTGCACACGGACCACTGCCCGAAGGACGCTCTCGCGGGCTTCGTCGAGCCGCTCATCGCCGCCTCGGAGGAAGAGGTCAAGGCCGGCCGCAACCCGATCTTCCAGTCCCACATGTGGGACGGCTCGGCCGTGCCGCTCGCGGAGAACATCGAGATCGCCAAGGAGCTGCTCCCCCGCATGAAGGCCATCAACGCCATCCTCGAGGTCGAGATCGGCGTCGTCGGCGGCGAGGAGGACGGGGTGCAGCACGAGGGCTCGAACGAGGCGCTCTACACGACGTTCGCCGACGTGGACCAGGCCGTGCAGGCGCTGGGCCTCGGCGAGCAGGGCCGCTACATCGCCGCGCTCACCTTCGGCAACGTCCACGGCGTGTACAAGCCGGGCGGCGTGAAGCTGCGTCCGGAGCTGCTCGGCGAGATCCAGGCCGAGGTCGCCGCGAAGTACAACACCGGCGAGAAGCCGCTCGACCTCGTCTTCCATGGCGGCTCCGGCTCCACCGATGAGGAGATCGCCCTCGCGGTCGCCAATGGCGTCATCAAGATGAACATCGACACCGACACCCAGTACGCCTACACGCGTGCCATCGCCGATTACATGTTCAAGAACTACGACGGCGTGCTGAAGGTCGACGGCGAGGTCGGCAACAAGAAGCAGTACGACCCGCGCGCCTGGGGCAAGATCGCGGAGTCGGCCATGGCCGCCCGCGTGGTCGAGTCCACCCGCCAGCTCGGCTCGTACGGCCAGTCGCAGAGCTGA
- a CDS encoding DNA recombination protein RmuC, whose protein sequence is MDALSIVPLLVALAAGVALGWFLRAGRSAADIARTQAELAAARDDRDRQYDLYRDAVEHARSEQRAEAQRVQQQNAVLQALAPVRESLQQMQSKVAAIESERQAQFGTLAEQLRRAQESDEALRATTESLAGALRSTSTRGVWGETQLRRVVEAAGLTRHVDFDLQATITSDRGQGRPDMVVRLPGGTSIAVDAKVPLDAYLEASALPLGDTHESQRRAHMQKHVRAVRAHVDALAKKAYWSGLDASPEFVICFLPSESLLAAAIDEDPTLLDYAFSRRVALASPVNLWAVLKTVAYTWTQQEVSTEARSLLALGTQLYERLGTLAGHADDLRRAIERTVDSYNRFAGSLESRVLVTARQFPGVDAEALAPASPITADGRRFTAPELLAPTEAEEAADAMQADVGEVRARLDHAAALHDREQ, encoded by the coding sequence ATGGATGCCCTGTCGATCGTTCCCCTGCTCGTGGCCCTCGCCGCGGGCGTCGCTCTCGGCTGGTTCCTGCGAGCCGGACGCAGCGCCGCCGACATCGCACGCACGCAGGCGGAGCTCGCGGCCGCGCGAGACGACCGCGATCGCCAGTACGACCTCTATCGGGACGCGGTCGAGCACGCCCGCTCCGAGCAGCGGGCGGAGGCACAGCGCGTCCAGCAGCAGAACGCCGTGCTGCAGGCTCTGGCGCCGGTCCGCGAGAGTCTCCAGCAGATGCAGTCCAAGGTCGCCGCGATCGAGAGCGAGCGGCAGGCACAGTTCGGCACGCTCGCCGAGCAGCTTCGGCGCGCCCAGGAGTCGGATGAGGCGCTCCGCGCGACGACCGAGTCACTGGCGGGCGCGCTGCGCTCCACGTCCACGCGCGGTGTCTGGGGCGAGACGCAGCTGCGGCGCGTCGTCGAGGCGGCGGGGCTGACCAGACACGTCGACTTCGATCTCCAGGCGACGATCACCTCCGACCGCGGCCAAGGGCGCCCGGACATGGTCGTCCGCCTTCCGGGCGGCACGTCGATCGCCGTCGACGCGAAGGTTCCCCTCGACGCGTACCTCGAGGCCTCGGCGCTCCCCCTCGGCGATACCCACGAATCCCAGCGTCGCGCCCACATGCAGAAGCACGTCCGCGCCGTCCGCGCCCACGTCGACGCCCTCGCCAAGAAGGCTTACTGGTCGGGCCTCGACGCGAGCCCCGAGTTCGTCATCTGCTTCCTGCCGAGCGAGTCGCTGCTGGCGGCAGCCATCGACGAGGACCCCACGTTGCTCGACTACGCCTTCAGCCGCCGCGTGGCCCTCGCCTCCCCCGTCAACCTCTGGGCGGTTCTCAAGACGGTCGCCTACACATGGACCCAGCAAGAGGTGTCCACCGAGGCCAGGAGTCTGCTGGCGCTCGGCACGCAGCTGTACGAGCGCCTCGGCACCCTCGCGGGCCACGCCGACGACCTGCGGCGGGCGATCGAGCGCACGGTCGACAGCTACAACCGCTTCGCCGGGTCCCTGGAGTCGCGGGTGCTCGTGACCGCCCGGCAGTTCCCCGGCGTCGATGCGGAGGCCCTGGCACCGGCGTCGCCGATCACCGCGGACGGGCGGCGCTTCACCGCTCCGGAGCTTCTGGCCCCGACCGAAGCCGAAGAGGCCGCCGACGCGATGCAGGCCGACGTCGGCGAGGTCCGCGCGCGACTGGACCACGCCGCCGCGCTCCACGACCGGGAGCAGTGA
- a CDS encoding GTP pyrophosphokinase, which translates to MSGVDDVDYTSWDWLPRAANEAENYVRRLLAESSIQPHDVSARAKSIASFQRKQRLKQYDDPMAQITDIVALRIITYSNTDRDRVRELIRTRFAVLPGEDRNPGREKPDHLRGYDCLHIVVSGESEERDSDWIVSGGDLERYFTAFGGLEVQIRTVAGHAWAEFEHARRYKGAAYHSISAQDRETIDRLFGAASDARSALDETFVAIDRILARPTIDIEVSRVEERPVRDSASSEAPSDLDIENLARFLASRFSDDAEGSAKGVEFGLELVRACGLQSIDQLEATLEDVDSDQVRALMDSGVPVTRVRRLDDELLAHFGQEYIELTKSAGNGKHRALQLEWRYDRLRGKTRYRTYLLSSRAPSATFDAGPYTAVGALREVVRMIAGARGREAVVTDGLINVSPDLPPGTRAKEVLVDGHGAVWVASNLNREASERLMAELLRRAQPFDLRVQRGDVVVADGLDGSPVLGQERLDEAERPR; encoded by the coding sequence ATGAGCGGCGTCGATGACGTGGACTACACGAGCTGGGATTGGCTGCCGCGGGCGGCGAACGAAGCCGAGAACTACGTACGGCGTCTCCTCGCCGAGTCGAGCATCCAGCCACATGACGTCTCTGCGCGGGCTAAGTCCATCGCCTCGTTTCAGCGCAAGCAACGGTTGAAGCAGTATGACGATCCGATGGCGCAGATCACGGACATCGTCGCCCTTCGTATCATCACGTACTCCAACACCGACCGAGATCGAGTCCGTGAACTCATCCGGACCCGCTTTGCCGTCCTGCCAGGCGAAGACCGAAATCCTGGCCGCGAGAAACCGGACCACCTGCGAGGCTACGATTGCCTTCACATCGTGGTGTCGGGCGAATCCGAGGAGAGGGACTCAGACTGGATAGTGTCGGGCGGAGACCTCGAACGATACTTCACTGCCTTCGGGGGTCTCGAAGTCCAGATCCGCACCGTCGCGGGACACGCGTGGGCTGAGTTTGAGCATGCGCGGCGATACAAAGGCGCCGCGTACCATTCGATCAGCGCGCAGGACAGGGAAACGATCGATCGACTGTTCGGCGCCGCGTCTGACGCACGAAGCGCGCTTGACGAGACGTTCGTAGCGATCGATCGCATCCTTGCGCGACCGACGATCGATATCGAGGTGTCGCGCGTCGAGGAGCGACCAGTTCGCGATTCGGCGTCATCGGAAGCGCCTTCGGACCTCGACATCGAGAATCTCGCCCGCTTTCTCGCGTCGCGGTTCTCTGATGACGCGGAGGGAAGCGCAAAGGGGGTCGAGTTCGGGCTCGAACTCGTCCGGGCGTGCGGTTTGCAGAGCATCGACCAGCTGGAAGCGACATTGGAAGACGTCGATAGCGACCAAGTGCGTGCGCTGATGGACTCCGGCGTGCCGGTAACGCGCGTGCGACGCCTGGACGATGAGCTCCTGGCTCATTTCGGACAGGAGTACATCGAGCTGACGAAGTCGGCCGGAAACGGCAAGCATCGCGCGCTGCAGCTGGAGTGGCGATACGACCGGCTGCGAGGAAAGACGCGTTACCGCACTTATCTTCTGTCCAGCCGTGCCCCGTCGGCTACCTTCGATGCGGGGCCTTACACCGCTGTCGGCGCCCTGCGCGAGGTCGTAAGGATGATCGCCGGTGCTCGCGGACGAGAAGCTGTCGTCACCGACGGGCTCATCAACGTGAGCCCTGATCTCCCCCCGGGGACACGTGCGAAGGAAGTTCTTGTAGACGGTCACGGGGCGGTGTGGGTCGCTTCCAACCTCAATCGGGAGGCATCGGAGAGGCTGATGGCTGAGCTGCTGCGGCGAGCACAGCCGTTCGATCTGCGTGTGCAACGAGGCGACGTCGTTGTCGCTGATGGTCTGGATGGATCTCCAGTCTTAGGTCAAGAGCGTCTCGACGAGGCTGAACGCCCTCGCTAG
- a CDS encoding exonuclease domain-containing protein, which produces MPLDFTAIDFETANSSPASACSVGLVRVRDGEVVATANWLIQPPPGHDEFQEWNVRIHGIRPEHVLSAATWVDQFDRLCGFAGADVLVAHNAGFDLNVLRRATEVTGQICPPYRSLCSLQVARKTYQLDSYRLPLAAAAAGYAEFSHHDALADALACAQIIVDAAARAGAADVFGLADALGLRVTEPAVPALERAVA; this is translated from the coding sequence GTGCCACTGGACTTCACTGCGATCGACTTCGAGACCGCGAACTCCAGCCCGGCCTCCGCGTGTTCCGTGGGACTCGTGCGGGTGCGGGACGGGGAGGTCGTCGCCACCGCGAACTGGCTGATCCAGCCTCCGCCCGGCCATGACGAGTTCCAGGAGTGGAACGTCCGCATCCACGGCATCCGCCCCGAGCACGTGCTGTCGGCGGCGACGTGGGTCGATCAGTTCGACCGTCTGTGCGGCTTCGCGGGTGCCGACGTGCTCGTGGCCCACAACGCCGGCTTCGACCTCAACGTCCTGCGGCGGGCGACCGAGGTCACCGGTCAGATCTGCCCGCCGTACCGGTCGCTGTGCAGCCTCCAGGTGGCACGGAAGACCTACCAGCTCGACTCCTACCGTCTGCCTCTCGCCGCCGCGGCGGCAGGATACGCGGAGTTCTCGCATCACGACGCGCTGGCGGATGCCCTCGCCTGTGCCCAGATCATCGTGGACGCGGCCGCGCGAGCCGGAGCCGCGGATGTCTTCGGGCTCGCCGACGCCCTCGGCCTCCGCGTGACCGAGCCCGCCGTGCCGGCACTGGAGCGCGCCGTCGCCTGA
- a CDS encoding 4-hydroxy-3-methylbut-2-enyl diphosphate reductase, which translates to MPRVRAAAGRLQDNPVPGHKRVLLAAPRGYCAGVDRAVVAVEKALERYGAPVYVRKQIVHNIHVVTELEAKGAIFVEEVDEVPEGAHVVFSAHGVSPAVVNAASDRGLHAIDATCPLVTKVHREAVRFARDDFEILLIGHDGHEEVEGTAGEAPDHVTVVNSPEEADTVQVKDPSKVVWLSQTTLSVDETMETVNRLRTRFPELHNPPSDDICYATQNRQVAIKKVAQGADLVIVVGSANSSNSVRLVEVALEYGAKAAYRVDYAEEIRQEWLDGVETVGVTSGASVPEVLVREVLDAIGDAGYRDVEEVKTAEEDLMFSLPKELRQDASGQRDARALGGRASAGGGA; encoded by the coding sequence ATCCCACGAGTGCGCGCCGCGGCCGGGCGGCTTCAGGATAACCCGGTGCCCGGACACAAGCGCGTCCTGCTCGCCGCCCCCCGCGGCTACTGTGCTGGGGTGGACCGTGCGGTGGTCGCTGTGGAGAAGGCGCTGGAGCGCTACGGCGCCCCGGTCTATGTGCGAAAGCAGATCGTGCACAACATCCACGTCGTGACGGAGCTCGAGGCCAAGGGCGCGATCTTCGTGGAGGAGGTCGACGAGGTGCCGGAGGGCGCGCACGTCGTCTTCAGTGCGCACGGCGTCTCCCCGGCGGTCGTGAACGCCGCCTCCGACCGCGGTCTGCATGCGATCGACGCCACCTGCCCGCTCGTCACCAAGGTCCACCGCGAGGCCGTGCGCTTCGCGCGGGACGACTTCGAGATCCTGCTCATCGGCCACGACGGACATGAGGAGGTCGAGGGCACCGCAGGCGAGGCTCCCGATCACGTCACGGTCGTCAACTCTCCGGAAGAAGCCGACACCGTGCAGGTGAAGGACCCGTCCAAGGTGGTGTGGCTGTCGCAGACGACGCTCTCCGTCGACGAGACGATGGAGACGGTGAACCGACTGCGCACCCGCTTCCCCGAGCTGCACAATCCCCCGTCCGACGACATCTGCTATGCGACGCAGAACCGGCAGGTCGCGATCAAGAAGGTCGCGCAGGGCGCTGATCTCGTCATCGTGGTCGGCTCTGCCAACTCCTCCAACAGCGTGCGTCTCGTCGAGGTCGCCCTCGAGTACGGAGCCAAGGCCGCGTACCGCGTGGACTACGCCGAGGAGATCCGCCAGGAGTGGCTCGACGGCGTGGAGACGGTGGGCGTCACCAGCGGCGCGTCCGTCCCGGAGGTTCTCGTGCGCGAGGTGCTCGACGCGATCGGCGACGCCGGGTACCGCGACGTGGAAGAGGTCAAGACGGCGGAGGAGGACCTCATGTTCTCCCTGCCGAAGGAGCTCCGTCAGGACGCCTCGGGTCAGCGCGACGCGCGTGCCCTCGGCGGCCGCGCCTCCGCTGGAGGGGGTGCGTAG
- a CDS encoding DUF6264 family protein: MTDQRPRYGELATPEEQRLAAGLPPVAEVIAPAAPAPSSPPASAAASPARPHPVDRIATIALLAYGLVNVVVTGLSYLDIVPVMNQTMGMLGIEGEFTNYAAGRTWGTIAAVVLAVGWCVTAALSIRRLRRGRLTWWLPLVGAVITLGIASFCLVVPMMGDPAFIAYLDQATGVR; encoded by the coding sequence ATGACCGACCAGCGCCCTCGATACGGGGAACTCGCCACACCAGAGGAGCAGCGGCTGGCCGCGGGCCTGCCCCCGGTGGCGGAGGTGATCGCCCCGGCCGCTCCGGCGCCGTCTTCGCCTCCCGCGTCGGCCGCCGCGAGTCCCGCACGCCCTCATCCGGTGGATCGGATCGCGACGATCGCGCTGCTCGCCTACGGCCTCGTGAACGTCGTCGTCACCGGCCTGTCCTACCTCGACATCGTCCCCGTGATGAATCAGACCATGGGGATGCTGGGCATCGAGGGCGAGTTCACCAACTACGCCGCGGGCCGCACGTGGGGCACGATCGCGGCCGTCGTGCTGGCGGTCGGCTGGTGCGTCACGGCAGCCCTGTCGATCCGTCGCCTGCGTCGTGGCCGCCTCACCTGGTGGCTCCCGCTCGTCGGAGCCGTCATCACGCTGGGCATCGCCTCGTTCTGCCTCGTCGTGCCGATGATGGGCGACCCGGCCTTCATCGCCTACCTCGACCAGGCGACCGGGGTGCGTTGA
- a CDS encoding class I SAM-dependent methyltransferase yields the protein MADELARSFGAAAGSYEAGRPEYPFEAVAWMLEPMADGARRVADVGAGTGKLTRALVAAADAEVVAIDPDPAMLAALRDAVPGVPTFVGTAEELPLPDASVDAVVLGQAWHWVEPVAASAEIGRAMRPGGVLGLVWNLRDERVDWVRRLTDIMHGSNAEIMLAAGDPVVAEPFGALAQERWEWSRPVTRELLHRMAASRSAVITADEAEKARIRREMDALFDELGLHGDGVIEVPYVTRAFRAVRD from the coding sequence ATGGCGGACGAACTCGCGAGATCCTTCGGTGCGGCGGCCGGGAGCTACGAGGCCGGACGACCCGAGTACCCCTTCGAGGCCGTCGCCTGGATGCTGGAGCCGATGGCGGACGGTGCGCGTCGGGTCGCCGATGTCGGCGCCGGTACCGGCAAGCTCACGCGGGCGCTCGTCGCGGCTGCCGACGCCGAGGTGGTGGCGATCGACCCGGACCCCGCGATGCTCGCGGCCCTTCGCGACGCCGTCCCCGGGGTGCCCACGTTCGTCGGGACCGCTGAGGAGCTGCCGCTTCCGGACGCGAGCGTGGATGCCGTCGTGCTGGGCCAGGCGTGGCACTGGGTCGAGCCGGTCGCCGCCTCGGCGGAGATCGGTCGCGCGATGCGCCCGGGCGGTGTGCTCGGGCTCGTCTGGAACCTCCGCGACGAGCGCGTCGACTGGGTGCGCCGGCTCACCGACATCATGCACGGCAGCAACGCCGAGATCATGCTCGCCGCGGGCGACCCCGTGGTGGCGGAGCCCTTCGGCGCCCTGGCGCAGGAGCGCTGGGAGTGGTCGCGCCCCGTGACGCGGGAGCTCCTGCATCGTATGGCCGCCTCCCGCAGCGCCGTGATCACCGCCGACGAGGCCGAGAAGGCACGGATCCGCCGCGAGATGGACGCCCTGTTCGACGAGCTCGGCCTGCACGGGGACGGTGTGATCGAGGTGCCCTATGTGACGAGGGCCTTCCGCGCGGTCCGCGACTGA
- a CDS encoding IclR family transcriptional regulator, whose amino-acid sequence MNAAEAEPTLIGSVQRALRLVDIVANSPRPLPAKMLSSITGLTPGTTYNLVRTLVHEGYLSAEPDGLVLGGRFPAFQQQIDSRGVFLARVRAALRAVTEDVGATAYLSRYADGEMHLVDIVDAVRNPRIELWVGLHASAHATALGKQILAALSEEDRLDYLSRHRLEELTPRTISDRRTLLTQLEQTPGWAIDREEYAIGATCVAVPVVAPGVTASLAVSLPADRAVVNRRLVSNLQRTARRLSLQLGADALDTDGPDAEFTI is encoded by the coding sequence GTGAACGCCGCGGAGGCGGAGCCGACCCTCATCGGGTCCGTGCAACGCGCGCTCCGCCTGGTCGACATCGTCGCCAACTCCCCGCGGCCGCTTCCGGCCAAGATGCTCTCGTCGATCACGGGGCTCACCCCGGGAACGACCTACAACCTCGTCCGCACGCTCGTGCACGAGGGGTACCTCAGTGCCGAACCGGACGGGCTCGTGCTGGGCGGACGCTTCCCCGCGTTCCAGCAGCAGATCGACTCTCGCGGGGTGTTCCTGGCTCGGGTGCGCGCCGCTCTGCGCGCGGTCACCGAGGACGTGGGCGCCACGGCCTACCTCTCCCGGTATGCGGACGGGGAGATGCATCTCGTCGACATCGTGGACGCCGTGCGGAATCCGCGCATCGAGCTCTGGGTCGGGCTGCACGCCAGCGCTCACGCGACCGCTCTCGGCAAGCAGATCCTCGCGGCGCTCTCCGAGGAGGATCGCCTGGACTACCTCTCCCGGCACCGGCTCGAGGAGCTCACGCCTCGGACGATCAGCGATCGCCGGACGCTTCTCACCCAGCTTGAGCAGACACCGGGGTGGGCGATAGACCGGGAGGAGTATGCGATCGGAGCCACCTGTGTCGCGGTTCCGGTCGTCGCCCCCGGGGTGACCGCGTCGCTGGCCGTCTCCCTGCCCGCAGACCGGGCGGTGGTCAACCGCCGTCTCGTGTCGAACCTGCAGCGCACGGCGCGGCGGCTCTCCCTGCAGCTCGGGGCGGATGCCCTGGACACCGACGGCCCGGACGCCGAGTTCACCATCTGA
- the ychF gene encoding redox-regulated ATPase YchF, with amino-acid sequence MALTIGIVGLPNVGKSTLFNALTKNDVLAANYPFATIEPNVGVVNLPDPRLQKLAEIFGSERILPAAVSFVDIAGIVRGASEGEGLGNQFLANIREADAIAQVVRGFSDDDVVHVDGAVNPASDMETINAELMLADLQTVEKAITRYEKEVRGKKIDPSVLEAAKAAKDALERGILLSTSGLHLEPIRELGLLTVKPVIFVFNVDESVLTDDARKAELAALVAPAQAIFLDAKIESELKDLDPEDAAELLASTGQDESGLDQLARIGFDTLGLQTYLTAGPKEARAWTIPKGSKAPQAAGVIHTDFEKGFIKAEIVSFDDLVETGSVQEARAKGKARLEGKDYVMQDGDVVEFRFNN; translated from the coding sequence GTGGCTCTCACTATCGGTATCGTCGGCCTGCCCAACGTCGGCAAGTCCACCCTCTTCAACGCTCTCACCAAGAACGACGTGCTCGCGGCGAACTACCCGTTCGCGACGATCGAGCCGAACGTCGGCGTGGTGAACCTGCCCGACCCGCGGCTCCAGAAGCTCGCGGAGATCTTCGGGAGCGAGCGCATCCTGCCCGCCGCCGTGTCGTTCGTCGACATCGCCGGCATCGTGCGCGGGGCGAGCGAGGGGGAGGGGCTGGGCAACCAGTTCCTCGCGAACATCCGAGAGGCCGACGCGATCGCCCAGGTGGTGCGCGGGTTCTCCGACGACGACGTGGTCCACGTGGACGGTGCCGTGAACCCGGCGTCGGACATGGAGACCATCAACGCGGAGCTCATGCTCGCCGACCTGCAGACCGTCGAGAAGGCCATCACGCGGTACGAGAAGGAGGTCCGCGGTAAGAAGATCGACCCGTCGGTCCTCGAAGCCGCGAAGGCCGCCAAGGACGCCCTGGAGCGCGGCATCCTCCTCTCCACGAGCGGCCTCCACCTCGAGCCGATCCGTGAGCTCGGGCTCCTGACCGTCAAGCCCGTCATCTTCGTCTTCAACGTCGACGAGTCCGTGCTGACCGACGACGCCCGCAAGGCCGAGCTCGCCGCGCTCGTCGCACCGGCGCAGGCGATCTTCCTCGACGCGAAGATCGAGTCCGAGCTCAAGGATCTCGACCCCGAGGACGCCGCCGAGCTCCTCGCATCGACGGGACAGGACGAGTCGGGTCTCGACCAGCTCGCCCGCATCGGCTTCGACACGCTCGGCCTGCAGACCTATCTCACCGCCGGCCCCAAGGAAGCCCGCGCCTGGACCATCCCCAAGGGATCGAAGGCCCCGCAGGCCGCCGGCGTCATCCACACGGACTTCGAGAAGGGCTTCATCAAGGCCGAGATCGTGTCGTTCGACGACCTCGTGGAGACCGGATCCGTGCAGGAGGCCCGTGCCAAGGGCAAGGCACGTCTCGAAGGCAAGGACTATGTCATGCAGGACGGCGACGTCGTGGAGTTCCGCTTCAACAACTGA
- a CDS encoding BLUF domain-containing protein, which translates to MTAARADGLLRLVYTSTAAQPFRETALEQLLEQCRRSNAARDITGLLLFRDGRFLQILEGPVEAVRRLVDSIADDPRHRAMRILLETPITARLFSDWSMGYRSFRTGSTAAPTGFRDSFDDLVDGADTSTMERALFELTLWFRTRSGAAVPVPAASGAGTSLRV; encoded by the coding sequence GTGACGGCGGCCAGGGCCGACGGGCTGCTCCGCCTCGTCTACACCAGCACGGCGGCACAGCCGTTCCGTGAGACCGCTCTGGAGCAGCTCCTCGAGCAGTGCCGCCGGTCGAACGCGGCGCGCGACATCACGGGCCTCCTCCTCTTCCGCGACGGGCGCTTCCTCCAGATCCTCGAAGGACCGGTCGAGGCCGTGCGCCGACTCGTCGACTCGATCGCCGACGATCCACGACACCGCGCGATGCGCATCCTGCTGGAGACGCCGATCACCGCCCGGCTCTTCTCCGACTGGTCGATGGGCTACCGGTCGTTCCGTACGGGGAGCACCGCCGCCCCCACGGGCTTCCGCGACTCCTTCGACGACCTCGTCGACGGCGCGGACACCTCCACCATGGAGCGCGCCCTGTTCGAGCTCACCCTGTGGTTCCGCACCCGCTCCGGCGCTGCGGTCCCGGTTCCGGCCGCGAGCGGCGCGGGTACCTCGCTCCGGGTATGA
- the glpX gene encoding class II fructose-bisphosphatase, translated as MVSLTADLSPLRPDRNLAMELVRATEAAAIRAVPFIGRGAKEAADGAAVDAMRAFLGTVDFQGRVVIGEGEKDNAPMLFNGEVVGTGRGPLCDIAVDPIDGTSLTAAGRQNALSVIAVSDRDTMLDASSVFYMDKLVTGPAGVGVVDIRLPIGENIRKLAGALDKPVDEIVVSVLNRPRHEQLIQEIRDAGAGTRLMSDGDVAGGINAARHDARTDMCVGVGGSPEGIVTACAIKALGGHIQGRLWPRDDDERQRGIDAGLDMDKVYEADDLVQGNNTIFVATGVTDGQLVAGVRRERGYVYTESVVLRGASGTLRRIASEHLVSKWL; from the coding sequence ATGGTGAGTCTGACTGCCGACCTGAGCCCGCTGCGTCCCGACCGTAACCTCGCGATGGAGTTGGTGCGCGCGACCGAGGCGGCGGCGATCCGTGCCGTTCCGTTCATCGGTCGCGGTGCGAAGGAGGCCGCCGACGGCGCCGCCGTCGACGCCATGCGGGCGTTCCTCGGGACGGTCGACTTCCAGGGACGCGTGGTGATCGGCGAGGGCGAGAAGGACAACGCCCCGATGCTGTTCAACGGCGAGGTCGTCGGGACCGGACGGGGGCCGCTCTGCGACATCGCGGTGGACCCGATCGACGGCACGTCGCTGACCGCGGCCGGCCGGCAGAACGCGCTCTCCGTGATCGCCGTGTCCGACCGTGACACGATGCTCGACGCCTCCAGCGTCTTCTACATGGACAAGCTCGTCACGGGGCCTGCGGGCGTCGGCGTGGTCGACATCCGCCTGCCCATCGGCGAGAACATCCGCAAGCTCGCCGGCGCGCTGGACAAGCCCGTCGACGAGATCGTCGTCTCGGTGCTCAACCGTCCGCGGCACGAGCAACTCATCCAGGAGATCCGGGACGCCGGGGCCGGAACCCGTCTCATGAGCGACGGCGATGTCGCCGGCGGGATCAACGCCGCACGCCACGACGCCCGCACCGACATGTGCGTGGGCGTCGGCGGCAGCCCGGAGGGCATCGTCACCGCGTGCGCGATCAAGGCTCTCGGCGGCCACATCCAGGGTCGGCTCTGGCCCCGCGACGACGACGAGCGTCAGCGTGGCATCGACGCAGGTCTCGACATGGACAAGGTCTATGAGGCGGACGACCTCGTGCAGGGCAACAACACGATCTTCGTCGCGACGGGTGTCACGGACGGCCAGCTCGTCGCCGGTGTGCGCCGCGAGCGCGGTTACGTCTATACCGAGAGCGTGGTCCTGCGGGGCGCCTCCGGAACCCTCCGGCGGATCGCGTCCGAGCACCTCGTCTCGAAGTGGCTGTGA